In Triticum aestivum cultivar Chinese Spring chromosome 5B, IWGSC CS RefSeq v2.1, whole genome shotgun sequence, the following proteins share a genomic window:
- the LOC123115676 gene encoding uncharacterized protein, whose translation MEMERSLWLAVLIPAIMVSFYGEAAMADAQTSPDTNVLCVSKCGTCPTVCTTPPPPPAAGGDGSGYSSPSPPRSMTTQPSPAAVPQPQAKGGSPSGYYYFFTAGSGRSCATSSVRYTLLLLALLPIVAV comes from the coding sequence ATGGAGATGGAAAGGTCACTATGGCTCGCGGTGCTGATCCCTGCGATCATGGTGTCCTTCTACGGCGAGGCTGCCATGGCGGACGCCCAGACATCGCCGGACACAAACGTGCTGTGCGTCAGCAAGTGCGGGACGTGCCCGACGGTATgtaccacgccgccgccgccgccggcggcgggcggcgatggCAGCGGCTACTCCTCGCCGTCGCCTCCGCGCTCTATGACGACTCAGCCATCTCCAGCGGCCGTGCCGCAGCCGCAGGCCAAGGGAGGGAGCCCCAGCGGGTACTACTACTTCTTCACCGCTGGGAGCGGCCGGAGCTGCGCCACCTCCAGCGTTCGTTACACGCTACTGCTCCTGGCGCTTCTTCCCATCGTCGCTGTTTAG
- the LOC123110416 gene encoding pentatricopeptide repeat-containing protein At4g02750: MAAAKATGVAAAATSAVFRSNQELTRLARSGQLAAARRLFDEMPHRNTVSYNAMLSALARHGRLADARRLFDEIPRRNLVSWNAMIAACSDHGRVADARELFDAMPARDDFSWTLMVSCYARAGELQLARETLNRIPGKKCTACYNAMISGYAKNGRFDDAVALLREMPAPDIVSWNSVLVGLTRNEKIVRAAQFFDEMPQRDMVSWNLMLEGYVRAGDLNAAAGLFKRVPSPNVISWVTLLNGYCRAGRIGEARELFDRMPERNVVSWNVMLGGYLRLSHMDEAYRLFAEMPDKNSISWTTMISALVRAGKLQEAKDMLNKMPFDSFAAKTALMHSYLQSKMINDARHIFDALEVRDAVCWNTMISGYVHCGMLDEAMVLFQQMPNKDMVSWNTLIAGYAQEGQMRKAVSIFRKMSQRNAVSWNSVISGFVQNGLCFEALQYFLLMRRDAKMADWSTYACCLSACADLAALQVGRQFHSLLVRSGYISDSFAGNALISAYAKCGRILEARQVFDEMAGQDIVSWNALIDGYASNGHGTEAISVFREMEANDVRPDEVTFVGVLSACSHAGLIDEGLRFFNSMTKEHSLQPVAEHYACMVDLLGRAGRLSEAFKLVQGMQIQPNAGVWGALLGACRVHKNDELARFAAEKLFELEPRKTSNYVLLSNISAESGKWDAAENMRTLIKERGVHKPPGLAGST, translated from the coding sequence ATGGCCGCGGCCAAGGCCACCGGCGTGGCCGCGGCGGCGACCTCCGCGGTGTTCCGGAGCAACCAGGAGCTCACGCGCCTGGCGCGTTCGGGACAGCTGGCCGCGGCACGCCGCCTGTTCGATGAGATGCCCCACCGCAACACCGTCTCCTACAACGCCATGCTCTCCGCGCTCGCGCGCCACGGCCGCCTCGCCGACGCGCGACGCCTGTTCGACGAGATTCCCCGCCGCAATCTCGTATCCTGGAACGCCATGATCGCGGCCTGCTCTGACCATGGCCGTGTTGCGGACGCCCGGGAGCTGTTCGACGCAATGCCTGCCCGGGACGACTTCTCCTGGACGCTGATGGTCTCCTGCTATGCACGCGCGGGCGAGCTCCAGCTTGCTAGGGAGACGCTCAATCGAATACCCGGGAAGAAGTGCACGGCGTGCTACAATGCCATGATCTCTGGATACGCGAAGAATGGCAGGTTTGATGACGCGGTGGCGTTGCTGCGGGAAATGCCGGCCCCGGACATAGTTTCTTGGAACTCGGTACTGGTCGGCTTGACCCGCAATGAGAAAATTGTTCGGGCGGCCCAGTTCTTTGACGAGATGCCGCAAAGGGACATGGTGTCCTGGAACTTGATGCTGGAGGGTTATGTGCGCGCTGGAGATCTCAATGCGGCTGCTGGCTTATTTAAGAGAGTTCCTTCACCTAATGTCATTTCTTGGGTCACCTTGCTCAATGGTTATTGCCGGGCGGGGAGGATAGGTGAGGCGAGAGAATTGTTCGACAGAATGCCTGAACGGAATGTGGTGTCTTGGAATGTGATGCTTGGTGGGTATCTGCGGCTTTCGCACATGGATGAAGCCTATAGATTGTTTGCGGAGATGCCAGATAAGAACTCAATTTCATGGACGACAATGATAAGTGCATTAGTGCGTGCTGGGAAGCTCCAAGAAGCAAAGGATATGCTGAACAAGatgccttttgacagttttgcagcAAAGACTGCACTGATGCATAGCTATCTGCAGAGCAAGATGATCAATGACGCACGCCACATCTTTGATGCACTTGAGGTCCGAGATGCAGTGTGCTGGAATACGATGATATCTGGCTATGTCCACTGTGGAATGCTTGACGAGGCCATGGTTTTGTTCCAGCAAATGCCAAACAAGGATATGGTTTCTTGGAACACCCTGATTGCTGGCTATGCCCAAGAGGGTCAAATGCGCAAGGCAGTAAGTATATTCAGGAAGATGAGTCAGAGGAATGCAGTATCGTGGAATTCAGTTATCTCCGGGTTTGTTCAGAATGGGCTCTGTTTCGAAGCACTCCAATATTTCCTGCTCATGAGAAGGGATGCAAAGATGGCTGACTGGTCTACATATGCGTGTTGTCTCAGCGCATGCGCGGACTTGGCTGCTTTGCAAGTCGGGAGGCAATTCCACAGTCTTCTTGTCAGGAGTGGGTATATCAGTGATTCCTTTGCTGGAAATGCCTTGATCTCCGCATATGCCAAGTGTGGACGGATCTTAGAAGCAAGACAAGTATTCGATGAGATGGCAGGTCAGGACATTGTTTCATGGAATGCACTCATTGATGGCTATGCTTCTAATGGCCATGGGACCGAGGCGATTTCAGTTTTCCGAGAAATGGAAGCCAATGATGTCCGACCCGACGAGGTCACATTTGTGGGCGTCTTGTCAGCCTGTAGTCATGCAGGATTGATTGACGAAGGATTGCGTTTCTTCAACTCGATGACAAAAGAACACTCATTACAGCCTGTGGCTGAACACTATGCTTGCATGGTGGATCTACTTGGGAGAGCTGGGAGATTGAGTGAAGCCTTTAAACTTGTTCAGGGAATGCAGATCCAGCCTAATGCTGGTGTATGGGGTGCATTGCTTGGAGCATGCCGGGTACACAAGAACGACGAGCTCGCGCGGTTTGCAGCCGAGAAGTTATTTGAACTGGAACCTCGCAAGACCTCGAACTATGTTCTGCTGTCGAACATCAGCGCGGAGTCAGGCAAGTGGGATGCAGCTGAAAACATGAGGACCTTGATTAAAGAAAGAGGAGTGCATAAGCCACCTGGTTTAGCTGGATCAACGTAG